A single Phragmites australis chromosome 4, lpPhrAust1.1, whole genome shotgun sequence DNA region contains:
- the LOC133914394 gene encoding probable phospholipase A2 homolog 2 produces MHCLLSSKSNHFLQSPNSKAYKSSAGRCHSRGISPLCLSSRSLSHTTHRDRRTNEQSNTTRMASVLVFSRCSLLLLLLLGTASRALKIGDLLGEPPAGNQGCSRTCESSFCTVPPLLRYGKYCGIMYSGCPGETPCDALDACCMVHGQCVDTHNNDYLNTRCNENLLSCLDRVSPAGPTFQGNECDVGQTASVIRGVIETAVLAGKILNKRDDGQ; encoded by the exons ATGCACTGCTTACTCTCGTCCAAGTCCAACCACTTCCTCCAGAGTCCAAACTCCAAAGCTTATAAAAGCTCAGCCGGCCGGTGCCATTCTCGTGGTATTTCGCCCCTCTGCCTATCCAGTCGTTCTCTCTCGCACACCACACACAGAGACAGACGCACAAACGAACAGTCGAACACCACGAGAATGGCATCCGTTCTCGTGTTCTCTCGGTGTTCtctgctgcttctcctcctgTTGGGGACGGCCTCACGAGCGCTGAAGATCGGCGACCTGCTTGGGGAACCACCGGCG GGAAACCAGGGTTGTAGCCGGACATGCGAATCCTCGTTCTGCACGG TTCCGCCGCTGCTGAGGTACGGGAAATACTGCGGGATCATGTACAGCGGTTGCCCCGGCGAGACGCCCTGCGACGCCCTCGACGCCTGCTGCATGGTCCACGGCCAATGCGTCGACACCCACAACA ATGACTACCTGAACACGCGGTGCAACGAGAACCTGCTGAGCTGCCTCGACAGGGTGAGCCCGGCGGGGCCGACGTTCCAGGGGAACGAGTGCGACGTTGGCCAGACGGCGTCCGTCATACGCGGGGTCATCGAGACGGCCGTGCTCGCGGGCAAGATCCTCAACAAGCGCGACGACGGCCAGTAG